A window of Shewanella mesophila contains these coding sequences:
- the dinB gene encoding DNA polymerase IV encodes MKKIIHVDMDCFYAAVEMRDFPELRGKPIAVGGRSDRRGVISTCNYEAREYGVRSAMASAHALKLCPTLILVPGRMDVYKDVSAQIRSVFARYTDLIEPLSLDEAYLDVTDSDAHHGSATLIAQSIRQEIYELTGLTASAGIAPVKFLAKIASDLNKPNGQYVIVPDAIAEFVKTLPLIKIPGVGKVTAAKLEEMGLHTCLDVQQFSEARLIERFGKFGAVLIERAKGVDPRGISPNRERKSVGVETTLAQDIYTYEQCESVMPQLIHELAARINRSASARRIHKQVVKLKFDDFKQTTIEQRSDEVSVKLFYDLLSQALERRAGRGIRLLGVSVGLESELAHAGLDEAEYGAQMDLGF; translated from the coding sequence TTGAAAAAGATTATCCATGTGGATATGGACTGTTTCTATGCAGCCGTCGAAATGCGAGATTTTCCTGAATTAAGGGGCAAGCCTATCGCGGTAGGCGGGCGCAGCGATCGCCGCGGCGTGATAAGCACTTGTAACTATGAGGCTCGCGAGTATGGGGTGCGTTCGGCAATGGCATCGGCTCACGCATTAAAACTGTGCCCTACGCTGATTTTAGTACCAGGACGTATGGATGTTTATAAAGATGTGTCGGCGCAAATTCGTAGCGTATTTGCCCGTTATACCGATTTAATTGAGCCACTCTCACTGGATGAAGCCTACCTAGATGTCACTGACTCTGATGCCCATCATGGCTCTGCAACCTTAATCGCTCAGTCTATTCGGCAAGAGATCTATGAATTAACTGGATTAACCGCCTCGGCAGGGATTGCGCCGGTTAAGTTTTTGGCAAAAATCGCCTCAGATCTAAATAAGCCCAATGGCCAATATGTAATAGTCCCCGATGCGATAGCGGAATTTGTAAAAACCTTGCCCCTGATAAAGATCCCCGGAGTAGGCAAAGTCACTGCGGCTAAGCTCGAAGAGATGGGGCTTCATACCTGTTTGGACGTGCAACAGTTCTCAGAGGCTAGATTAATAGAGAGATTTGGTAAATTTGGTGCTGTGTTGATTGAGCGTGCTAAGGGAGTCGATCCTCGGGGAATATCACCGAATCGCGAGCGTAAATCAGTAGGGGTGGAAACCACACTGGCCCAAGATATTTATACCTATGAGCAGTGCGAGTCGGTAATGCCGCAACTTATTCACGAGCTAGCAGCCAGGATTAACCGCAGCGCCTCGGCGCGACGGATTCATAAGCAGGTGGTTAAGCTTAAGTTTGATGATTTCAAACAGACCACGATAGAGCAGCGTAGCGACGAGGTATCGGTGAAGCTGTTTTACGACCTGCTCAGCCAGGCACTGGAGCGCCGCGCCGGCCGTGGTATTCGCCTGCTGGGTGTCTCAGTCGGTCTCGAGAGTGAGCTTGCTCATGCCGGGCTGGATGAGGCCGAGTATGGTGCGCAGATGGATCTCGGGTTTTAG
- the proB gene encoding glutamate 5-kinase codes for MNLSEIGYRRVVVKLGTSVLTSGSRQLDKAHMVELARQMASLMKSGVEVVLCTSGAIAAGREHLGYPSLPDTVANKQLLAAVGQSQLILAWSQLFSIYGLHVGQLLLTRADLHDRERYLNARDSLNALLANGIVPIINENDAVATNEIKVGDNDNLSARAALLCDADLLILLTDQKGLFDADPRSNPHAKLIKQVVNIDDSLRSLAGGAVSGLGTGGMATKLQAADIARRAGIEVIIASGHHPKVIQDAVCKEGVGTHFTALENPLESRKQWILAGPATKGKLVLDAGAIIAVTEKGRSLLSKGILTVTGQFDRGATLQIVDEKGREYARGMTRYSAKDLIKIAGKHSDEIELLLGYDYGDAVVHRNDMVVL; via the coding sequence ATGAATCTAAGTGAGATTGGTTATCGCCGCGTGGTGGTAAAGTTGGGCACAAGCGTCTTAACTTCGGGCTCCCGTCAGCTGGATAAGGCACATATGGTTGAGCTTGCTCGTCAAATGGCAAGTTTAATGAAATCAGGTGTTGAAGTTGTATTGTGTACATCAGGGGCCATTGCCGCTGGTCGCGAACACTTAGGTTACCCCAGTCTCCCCGATACCGTGGCCAACAAGCAGTTGCTTGCCGCTGTGGGGCAAAGTCAGCTTATTCTTGCTTGGTCACAGCTGTTCAGTATTTATGGACTGCATGTCGGTCAGCTATTGCTAACGCGCGCCGATCTGCACGACAGAGAACGTTATCTCAATGCGAGAGATTCCCTTAATGCGCTGCTCGCTAATGGCATTGTTCCTATCATCAATGAAAACGATGCCGTGGCGACCAATGAGATCAAGGTGGGCGACAATGACAACTTATCAGCGAGAGCGGCACTGCTTTGTGATGCGGATTTGCTGATTTTACTCACAGATCAGAAAGGCCTATTTGATGCCGATCCTCGTTCCAATCCGCATGCCAAATTAATTAAGCAAGTGGTCAATATTGATGACAGCCTGCGCAGTCTCGCTGGTGGAGCCGTGTCGGGTTTAGGCACTGGTGGTATGGCGACTAAACTTCAAGCCGCCGACATTGCGCGTCGCGCTGGTATTGAGGTGATTATTGCATCTGGGCATCACCCAAAGGTTATCCAAGATGCGGTATGTAAAGAGGGGGTTGGCACCCATTTTACCGCACTAGAAAATCCGCTCGAGAGTCGTAAACAATGGATTCTTGCTGGCCCTGCGACCAAAGGAAAGCTAGTGCTGGATGCGGGCGCGATTATCGCAGTGACAGAAAAAGGAAGAAGCCTGTTATCTAAAGGGATTTTAACTGTAACTGGTCAGTTTGACCGCGGCGCAACATTACAAATTGTGGATGAAAAAGGTCGCGAATACGCTCGGGGAATGACACGATACAGCGCCAAAGATTTGATTAAGATCGCGGGTAAACACTCAGATGAAATTGAGCTGTTACTCGGCTATGACTATGGCGATGCGGTTGTGCATCGCAATGATATGGTCGTGCTATAG
- a CDS encoding glutamate-5-semialdehyde dehydrogenase translates to MIENNQQYLTQLGQQAKQASYALANLTGSQKQQLLGAIAAKLIAKSDVIVAANKIDVANAREQGLSDAMVDRLLLDSVRLAAVIADIDNVIRLADPVGAELESQLLDNGLRLSRRRVPLGVIGVIYEARPNVTVDIAVLALKTGNAVILRGGKETLQSNLALSDAIREAISEQGLPTDAVQLIQSPDRALVTGLLKLDSYIDMIVPRGGQHLQRLCAEQATIPVILGGIGICHLYADKDANIDKAIEVIINAKVQRPTVCNALDTLLVHQDIAEQILPRLYLKAQSLGVSFYTCDRAAKIAKGVNVDVESATDDTYGQEWLSLVLGIKVVDDIDEAITHIRQYSSGHSEGILTDNIHSSATFVNQVDASAVYVNASTRFTDGGQFGLGAEVAVSTQKLHARGPMGLEALTTYKWIGVGNYTVRA, encoded by the coding sequence GTGATAGAGAATAATCAGCAGTATTTAACTCAACTGGGTCAACAAGCTAAGCAAGCTAGTTATGCACTGGCTAATCTAACTGGCTCGCAAAAGCAGCAGTTATTGGGGGCAATAGCGGCCAAGTTAATAGCAAAGAGCGATGTTATCGTTGCAGCTAATAAGATAGATGTCGCTAATGCTCGCGAGCAGGGATTAAGTGATGCGATGGTCGATCGGCTGCTGCTCGATAGCGTTCGTCTCGCTGCTGTGATTGCCGATATTGATAATGTCATAAGACTTGCCGATCCCGTTGGCGCAGAGCTGGAAAGTCAGTTGCTTGATAATGGGTTGCGTTTGTCTCGTCGCCGAGTGCCTCTAGGGGTTATTGGGGTGATCTATGAAGCGAGACCGAATGTGACCGTGGATATCGCCGTCTTGGCTTTAAAAACAGGTAATGCGGTCATCTTGCGCGGTGGTAAAGAGACATTACAATCTAACTTGGCGCTGAGTGATGCTATACGTGAAGCCATAAGTGAGCAGGGACTTCCTACCGATGCGGTGCAACTGATCCAAAGCCCTGATCGCGCCTTGGTGACAGGGTTACTCAAGTTAGACAGTTATATCGATATGATAGTGCCTCGTGGTGGACAACATCTGCAACGTTTATGTGCTGAGCAGGCCACTATTCCGGTGATATTAGGCGGGATCGGTATTTGTCATCTCTATGCCGATAAAGATGCCAATATTGATAAAGCCATTGAGGTGATTATCAACGCTAAAGTGCAGCGACCTACTGTATGTAACGCGCTCGACACCTTATTGGTGCATCAAGACATTGCCGAACAGATACTGCCCAGACTCTATCTAAAAGCTCAATCCTTGGGAGTGAGTTTTTATACTTGTGATCGAGCGGCAAAGATAGCCAAAGGCGTAAATGTCGATGTTGAATCTGCAACCGATGACACTTATGGTCAGGAGTGGCTGTCATTGGTGCTTGGCATTAAGGTTGTTGATGATATTGATGAGGCGATTACTCATATTCGTCAATATTCTAGTGGTCACTCTGAGGGGATCCTCACCGATAATATCCACTCGTCGGCAACTTTCGTCAATCAGGTCGATGCATCGGCAGTCTATGTCAATGCGAGTACGCGTTTTACCGATGGTGGCCAGTTTGGGCTAGGGGCAGAGGTGGCGGTATCAACGCAAAAACTTCATGCGCGCGGTCCTATGGGACTCGAAGCACTTACGACCTATAAGTGGATCGGCGTTGGGAATTACACCGTCCGCGCATAA
- a CDS encoding DMT family transporter: MKSSSQAYLYAIGAILLWSTVATAFKLALAHFTPLQLVFIAVMTSIVALTIILFIMGKLRLIKQQFIARPWFYLQTGLLNPFLYYLVLFKAYALLPAQQALSLNYTWAILLPLLSVPLLKQKLRKSDITAALIAYLGVFVIATNGHITDIHFDSGAGVIFALTSTLLWSLYWIINTKDQGDPVISLLLSFILGLPFILAALLLTQSMPTWDAKAFAAGVYVGLFEMGVTFVLWLVALKKADRTASMSTLVFITPVLSVGFIAWILQESITRSTFIGLGLILTALALQQLLPQLIPISTRK, from the coding sequence GTGAAATCATCAAGCCAAGCTTATCTTTACGCTATAGGTGCAATTCTATTGTGGTCGACGGTGGCGACCGCTTTTAAACTCGCACTCGCTCATTTTACACCGTTGCAGCTGGTCTTTATTGCGGTCATGACCTCTATTGTCGCGCTAACCATCATTTTATTTATCATGGGCAAGCTGAGATTAATTAAGCAGCAATTTATCGCACGTCCTTGGTTTTATTTGCAAACAGGATTGCTAAATCCCTTCTTGTACTATTTAGTGCTATTTAAGGCTTACGCCCTACTGCCTGCGCAACAAGCTCTATCACTTAACTACACTTGGGCTATTTTGCTGCCATTGCTGTCCGTCCCTTTGCTTAAACAAAAGCTCAGAAAAAGTGATATCACCGCGGCGCTGATCGCCTATTTAGGTGTGTTTGTTATCGCCACCAATGGTCATATTACCGATATTCACTTCGATAGTGGCGCAGGCGTAATATTCGCATTAACCAGCACCTTACTTTGGTCACTTTATTGGATCATTAATACCAAAGATCAGGGTGATCCCGTCATTAGCCTGCTGCTCAGCTTCATCCTAGGATTGCCATTTATCTTAGCCGCATTGCTATTAACCCAATCGATGCCAACCTGGGATGCAAAGGCCTTTGCTGCTGGTGTGTATGTTGGACTATTTGAAATGGGCGTGACATTCGTACTTTGGTTAGTCGCGCTCAAGAAAGCGGACCGCACCGCTAGCATGAGTACCTTAGTATTTATTACCCCAGTACTGTCCGTTGGCTTTATCGCTTGGATATTACAAGAGAGCATTACCCGCTCAACATTTATCGGTCTTGGACTGATATTAACGGCATTGGCATTACAGCAACTATTACCACAACTTATACCAATCAGTACAAGAAAGTGA
- a CDS encoding NCS2 family permease, producing MLEKLFKLTEHQTTLKQEVIAGLTTFLTMAYIIFVNPMMLADAGMDHGAVFVATCLAAAVGCLVMGIVANYPIALAPGMGLNAFFTYTVVGEMGYSWETALGAVFLSGICFLVLSLVKIREWIVNSIPISLRLGIAAGIGLFLALIGLKSAGIVVASPATIVTMGDVTAFPAVMAVLGFFLIIALVHRGMKSAVIISILFITVLGLLFGDVQYNGMVSMPPSIAPTFMKMDLSSVLEISMLSVVFAFLFVDLFDTSGTLVAVAQRGGFLDEKGRLPRLGRALTADSTATIAGAMLGTSTTTSYIESTAGVSVGGRTGLTAVVVGILFLLSLFLSPLAGMVPTYATAGTLFYVAILMMSGLVHVDWEDLTEAAPVVVVCILMPLTFSIATGIAMGFIAYAAIKLFSGRYKDLTIGVVLLAALFLAKFIYG from the coding sequence ATGTTAGAAAAACTATTCAAACTGACAGAGCACCAAACGACATTAAAACAGGAGGTGATAGCGGGACTCACCACCTTTTTAACCATGGCGTACATTATTTTTGTTAACCCTATGATGCTCGCCGATGCGGGCATGGATCATGGCGCGGTATTTGTTGCTACCTGCTTGGCGGCGGCAGTCGGCTGTTTAGTCATGGGGATCGTGGCGAACTACCCGATAGCGCTAGCGCCAGGTATGGGATTAAACGCATTTTTTACCTATACGGTTGTAGGCGAAATGGGTTACAGCTGGGAAACGGCATTAGGCGCCGTGTTCCTCTCTGGGATCTGCTTCTTGGTGCTATCACTTGTCAAGATACGAGAGTGGATCGTTAACAGCATCCCTATTTCTTTGCGTCTTGGGATTGCCGCCGGTATCGGTCTGTTCTTGGCCTTAATTGGTCTCAAGAGTGCGGGTATCGTGGTCGCTAGTCCTGCAACGATTGTGACTATGGGTGATGTGACTGCATTTCCCGCAGTAATGGCTGTGCTTGGTTTTTTCTTGATCATCGCCTTAGTGCATCGCGGCATGAAATCGGCGGTTATCATCAGCATACTGTTTATTACGGTTTTAGGTTTGCTGTTTGGTGATGTGCAATATAACGGTATGGTTTCTATGCCACCTTCAATCGCGCCGACGTTTATGAAGATGGATCTGTCGAGCGTATTAGAGATCAGCATGTTGTCAGTGGTGTTTGCCTTCCTGTTTGTCGACCTGTTTGATACCTCTGGCACTTTAGTGGCGGTTGCGCAGCGGGGTGGTTTCCTCGATGAGAAGGGCCGTCTACCAAGGCTGGGTCGTGCACTCACCGCAGACAGTACAGCAACCATAGCGGGTGCAATGTTGGGCACCTCTACCACAACCAGTTATATCGAAAGCACTGCGGGTGTGAGTGTGGGTGGCCGCACGGGGTTAACCGCAGTTGTTGTGGGTATTTTATTTCTATTGTCGCTATTTTTATCTCCATTGGCGGGGATGGTTCCTACCTATGCAACGGCTGGAACCCTGTTCTATGTGGCAATATTGATGATGTCTGGCTTAGTGCATGTTGATTGGGAAGATTTAACCGAAGCTGCGCCTGTCGTGGTGGTATGTATTTTAATGCCATTAACTTTCTCCATTGCGACGGGGATCGCCATGGGCTTTATTGCCTATGCCGCAATAAAACTGTTTAGTGGGCGATACAAAGATCTGACTATCGGCGTTGTGCTGTTGGCTGCACTGTTTTTAGCTAAGTTTATCTATGGTTAA
- a CDS encoding aminoacyl-histidine dipeptidase, with protein sequence MSTLSQLQPQALWQWFEQICAIPHPSKHEQALSQYIQNWAKDKGLSIVEDKVGNLIIKKPATPGMEDRKTVALQAHIDMVPQKNADKVHDFEKDPIEAYIDGEWVKAKGTTLGSDNGIGMASALAVLGSDNIPHGPLEVLLTIDEEAGMTGAFGLEAGYLDAEILINTDSEQEGEIYMGCAGGVDAQIDVPMVWQAPEPTNSTYTLSISGLKGGHSGVNIHLGRGNANKLLARFLFNHADELALELTNFTGGSLRNAIPREASVSFMLPGENVARLNELMQEFTALVRQELAIADPDMQLTLQESPAATQVMSEDAQQTLIDLLHACPNGVMRMSDEIAGVTETSLNVGVISTEGESVNILCLIRSLIDSGREEVEGYLTALSSLAGAEVEFSGAYPGWKPDSSSPVMAIVKDTYEAIYNKEPTIMVIHAGLECGLFKKPYPEMDMVSIGPTIRFPHSPDEMVLIETVDQYWKLLLAVLERIPAKA encoded by the coding sequence GTGAGCACATTAAGCCAGTTACAACCTCAAGCGCTTTGGCAATGGTTTGAACAGATCTGTGCGATTCCGCACCCATCAAAGCATGAGCAAGCATTAAGTCAATACATTCAAAACTGGGCTAAAGATAAAGGGCTCAGCATTGTCGAAGATAAAGTCGGCAACCTTATCATCAAAAAACCAGCTACCCCTGGTATGGAAGATCGCAAAACTGTTGCGCTACAAGCTCATATCGATATGGTGCCGCAAAAAAACGCAGATAAAGTCCATGACTTTGAGAAAGATCCGATCGAAGCTTATATCGATGGCGAATGGGTCAAAGCTAAGGGAACAACCTTAGGCTCAGACAACGGTATCGGCATGGCATCGGCGCTAGCCGTGCTGGGCAGCGATAACATTCCTCACGGCCCGTTAGAAGTGTTACTGACCATAGATGAAGAAGCCGGCATGACTGGCGCATTTGGTTTAGAAGCGGGTTATCTCGATGCTGAGATCTTGATCAACACCGACTCTGAACAAGAGGGTGAGATCTATATGGGTTGTGCCGGTGGCGTCGATGCGCAAATTGACGTCCCTATGGTATGGCAAGCACCAGAGCCTACAAACTCGACCTACACACTGTCAATTTCGGGTCTAAAAGGGGGACACTCAGGGGTAAACATCCATTTAGGCCGCGGCAATGCTAACAAACTACTGGCTCGCTTCTTGTTTAACCACGCCGATGAGTTAGCACTCGAACTCACTAACTTTACAGGCGGCTCACTACGCAACGCGATCCCACGTGAGGCGAGCGTGAGTTTTATGCTGCCAGGTGAAAATGTGGCACGCCTCAATGAGTTAATGCAAGAGTTTACCGCTCTCGTTCGTCAAGAGTTAGCCATTGCAGATCCCGATATGCAGTTAACCCTGCAAGAAAGCCCTGCGGCAACTCAAGTCATGAGTGAAGATGCCCAGCAAACCCTTATCGATCTGCTACATGCTTGTCCAAATGGCGTAATGCGCATGAGCGATGAGATAGCAGGCGTAACAGAAACCTCATTAAACGTCGGCGTGATCTCGACCGAAGGGGAATCTGTTAATATTCTTTGCTTAATTCGCTCACTGATCGATTCAGGGCGTGAAGAAGTTGAAGGCTACCTAACGGCGCTGAGCAGCTTAGCCGGTGCAGAGGTTGAATTTAGCGGTGCTTACCCTGGTTGGAAGCCAGATAGCAGCTCACCTGTTATGGCAATTGTGAAAGATACCTACGAGGCGATTTATAATAAAGAGCCAACCATTATGGTGATCCACGCAGGTCTTGAATGCGGTCTATTTAAGAAGCCTTATCCAGAGATGGATATGGTATCGATTGGCCCCACCATTCGCTTCCCACACAGCCCAGATGAGATGGTGTTAATTGAGACCGTCGATCAATACTGGAAACTACTTCTAGCAGTACTAGAACGTATTCCAGCTAAAGCATAA
- a CDS encoding M17 family metallopeptidase → MTPVNFVDVKDNDAIFEGSGWDAVIVVTSSLDDIEFDEISLLASHGANIDARVGRSATLLFAPGLAGGRLIVSPVQNHASDVQDVRGYADAARKGLSLAKEAGARKPLLVVSPSQQSKYGQSLSVVALACGQELWQALELREAVKQRDAIESIGLLVSTEQAKVLNAIETGRHLARDLCGTEPERMSAPNFAQYCINAFENTCLKVAVIEDRDVLERDYPLLSAVGRSSFAVLRHQPRVVKVEYCADGDIDRSYFFAGKGVVYDTGGADIKVAGGMAGMSRDKGGAAAVAGLMKTLSILKPKGIRVVAELGLVRNSIGSEAFVSDEIITSHAGVRVRIGNTDAEGRLVLADLLSHLRLKAISAPRAQLFSVATLTGHVVRCYGGYTAVVENSVAREQGVGERLQQLGEAWGEPLELSRLRREDYAKIVDPSGAADVLSSNNAPSSVTARGHQYPAAFLLEASGLQAHGLSSDKPLAYAHVDIAGSATEGDPLYGKPTAAPLVGLLQHLC, encoded by the coding sequence ATGACTCCAGTTAATTTTGTTGATGTAAAAGATAATGATGCAATTTTTGAAGGCAGCGGTTGGGATGCCGTTATCGTCGTCACATCAAGTTTAGATGATATTGAGTTTGATGAGATCAGTCTGCTCGCCAGTCATGGTGCCAATATAGATGCCCGCGTTGGTCGTTCTGCGACCCTGTTGTTTGCTCCCGGCCTTGCTGGAGGCAGATTAATTGTGTCGCCGGTACAAAACCATGCAAGCGATGTTCAAGATGTACGCGGTTATGCCGATGCTGCTCGCAAGGGCTTAAGCCTAGCGAAAGAGGCTGGCGCGCGTAAGCCTCTATTAGTGGTGTCACCAAGCCAACAGAGTAAGTATGGCCAATCTTTGTCTGTTGTTGCGCTAGCTTGTGGGCAAGAGCTTTGGCAGGCATTAGAGCTGCGCGAAGCCGTTAAACAGCGAGATGCTATCGAGTCTATCGGGTTGTTGGTGTCAACCGAGCAGGCCAAGGTGCTGAATGCGATAGAAACTGGCCGTCATCTAGCTCGCGATCTCTGTGGAACGGAACCTGAAAGAATGTCGGCGCCAAATTTTGCTCAATATTGCATAAATGCATTTGAAAATACCTGCCTTAAGGTGGCTGTGATAGAGGATCGTGATGTACTCGAGCGCGATTATCCGCTGCTCAGTGCGGTTGGTCGTTCATCTTTTGCTGTGCTACGTCATCAACCTCGAGTGGTTAAAGTTGAGTATTGCGCCGATGGTGACATAGATCGTAGTTACTTCTTTGCTGGTAAAGGGGTGGTATATGATACTGGCGGCGCCGACATTAAGGTTGCAGGCGGTATGGCGGGCATGAGCCGAGATAAAGGTGGTGCGGCAGCGGTTGCAGGGTTAATGAAGACATTATCGATACTTAAACCAAAAGGGATCCGTGTGGTCGCTGAACTAGGATTGGTGCGCAACAGTATTGGCAGTGAAGCCTTTGTCAGCGATGAGATCATTACCAGTCATGCGGGTGTTCGAGTACGGATTGGCAATACCGATGCAGAAGGGCGCTTAGTGTTGGCGGATCTATTGTCTCATCTGCGACTAAAAGCAATAAGCGCGCCTAGGGCGCAACTGTTTTCGGTGGCAACCTTAACCGGCCACGTTGTCCGTTGCTATGGTGGATATACTGCCGTCGTCGAAAATTCAGTTGCACGTGAACAAGGTGTGGGAGAGCGCTTGCAACAATTAGGCGAGGCGTGGGGCGAACCGCTCGAACTGTCTCGTTTGCGCCGTGAAGATTACGCTAAAATAGTCGATCCATCGGGTGCAGCGGACGTGCTTTCTTCTAATAATGCGCCTTCATCGGTCACTGCTCGTGGTCATCAATATCCTGCCGCATTTTTATTAGAAGCGTCTGGACTGCAAGCCCATGGGTTAAGCAGTGATAAACCGTTAGCTTATGCCCATGTGGATATTGCTGGCAGCGCGACCGAGGGCGATCCGCTTTATGGTAAGCCAACAGCAGCACCATTAGTCGGTTTATTACAACATCTTTGTTAG
- a CDS encoding GFA family protein — protein sequence MEYPVKGACQCGGVTYELHSAPLMVVACHCKECQKLSTSAFSITAMVNSDSIVFQGEMAEWSRVADSGNINGAKFCPTCGNRIYHFDPKDPSKIKLKPSNLSDTSLIVPTVHVWASEKQSWFTIPEGVAVYDKQP from the coding sequence ATGGAGTATCCGGTAAAAGGGGCGTGTCAGTGTGGCGGTGTGACTTATGAGCTGCATTCGGCGCCTTTGATGGTGGTGGCATGTCATTGTAAGGAGTGTCAGAAGCTCTCAACCAGTGCCTTTAGCATCACGGCGATGGTGAATAGCGATAGCATAGTGTTTCAGGGAGAGATGGCCGAGTGGAGCCGTGTGGCCGATAGCGGCAACATCAATGGCGCTAAGTTTTGTCCCACCTGCGGCAACCGCATCTATCATTTCGACCCTAAAGACCCGAGTAAGATTAAACTCAAGCCGTCGAATCTGTCTGACACCAGCCTGATCGTCCCCACAGTTCATGTATGGGCCAGCGAGAAGCAAAGCTGGTTTACCATCCCCGAAGGCGTCGCCGTTTACGATAAGCAGCCTTAA